A part of Prolixibacteraceae bacterium genomic DNA contains:
- a CDS encoding DEAD/DEAH box helicase, with translation MKDISKYILEKMSFERYNEVQDRIFEASKSDDTLYLVAPTGSGKTIAFLRVMFEKTKPIDGVLQMLVLVPTRELALQIEKVVAKLQLPFRAYCAYGGHSIASEERSLERTPSLLIATPGRLADHIRRGNIDLSKLSHVVLDEYDKILQFGYKKDIDFIFRQVDRLKGAILTSATQLPEMNYPEGIDKNGTVIDLSEKVKANTFRAHRIDVEGTDKLAALVRLLEQIGSESTMVFCNHRDAVERISDALYDLGIVHESIHGQKTQDERERAMIKFENGTSSIILGTDLLARGIDHLEVQHIVHYQMPRDLDVAVHRNGRTSRGDKEGNIYVVLKEDETLSDALSEIDWQKWDLDQIFPEIATPYWDTLYIGAGKKNKINKIDIVGFLCQKGGLEKREIGMIQVKDYRAYVAVPRNKMRALIQTVKRLKIKGKGVIIDRAF, from the coding sequence ATGAAAGATATCTCTAAGTATATTCTAGAGAAAATGTCGTTTGAACGATATAACGAAGTACAGGACCGTATTTTTGAAGCATCAAAGAGTGATGATACTCTCTATCTGGTTGCTCCAACAGGTTCTGGAAAAACGATTGCGTTTTTACGTGTGATGTTTGAAAAAACAAAGCCTATTGATGGAGTGCTACAAATGTTAGTATTGGTTCCTACAAGAGAGCTTGCTCTTCAGATTGAAAAAGTGGTGGCTAAACTACAACTTCCTTTTCGTGCTTATTGTGCTTATGGTGGTCATAGTATTGCATCTGAAGAACGTTCATTAGAAAGAACACCTTCTTTGCTTATTGCAACTCCTGGAAGGTTGGCTGACCATATACGTAGAGGTAATATCGATCTTTCGAAATTGTCTCATGTTGTTTTAGACGAATACGATAAAATTCTACAGTTTGGTTACAAAAAGGATATTGATTTTATTTTTCGTCAAGTTGATCGTTTAAAAGGTGCTATCCTAACTTCTGCAACTCAATTGCCTGAGATGAACTATCCTGAAGGCATTGATAAGAATGGTACTGTTATTGATCTTTCAGAGAAGGTAAAAGCAAATACTTTCCGTGCTCATCGTATTGATGTAGAGGGAACAGATAAGTTAGCAGCCTTAGTACGTCTATTAGAACAAATAGGGTCGGAATCAACCATGGTGTTTTGTAATCATCGTGATGCCGTAGAACGTATCAGTGATGCACTATATGATTTGGGTATTGTTCATGAGTCTATTCATGGTCAAAAGACTCAGGATGAGCGAGAACGTGCCATGATTAAATTTGAAAATGGAACGTCATCAATTATTCTTGGGACAGACTTACTTGCGCGTGGTATTGATCATCTGGAGGTTCAGCATATCGTTCACTACCAGATGCCAAGAGATCTTGATGTTGCTGTTCATCGTAATGGACGTACCTCTAGAGGAGACAAAGAAGGAAATATATATGTGGTCTTAAAAGAGGATGAAACTTTATCTGATGCACTATCTGAAATTGATTGGCAGAAGTGGGACCTAGATCAGATCTTTCCAGAAATAGCGACTCCTTATTGGGATACATTATATATTGGTGCGGGGAAAAAGAATAAGATCAATAAGATCGATATCGTAGGATTTCTGTGTCAAAAAGGAGGGTTAGAGAAGCGCGAAATAGGAATGATTCAGGTCAAAGATTATAGAGCTTATGTTGCTGTTCCCCGAAATAAAATGAGAGCACTGATTCAAACGGTAAAACGTTTGAAAATTAAGGGTAAAGGGGTCATTATCGATAGAGCTTTTTAA
- a CDS encoding GreA/GreB family elongation factor has protein sequence MKVDQSIKNQCLKLIEQKVREQIVSCRKQISDLKDSLIDDTKSSAGDKYESSRERVAKDLNRLELQCAQYLKNMTFISSLDSGIKDVTSLGSLVKTKQGVYFFSLPLGKITLGKDDFYALSITSPIGKAMLGTKVGDCVMFQGREITILDII, from the coding sequence ATGAAAGTAGACCAATCCATTAAAAATCAATGTTTAAAATTGATTGAACAAAAAGTGAGAGAACAGATTGTGTCGTGTCGTAAGCAGATTAGTGACCTTAAAGACTCATTGATTGATGATACTAAGAGTAGTGCGGGAGATAAGTATGAATCTAGTAGAGAACGGGTTGCAAAGGACCTTAATCGACTAGAATTACAATGTGCACAATACCTTAAGAATATGACATTCATATCTTCTCTTGATAGCGGTATTAAAGATGTAACATCGTTAGGTTCGTTGGTAAAAACCAAACAAGGTGTCTACTTCTTTTCATTGCCCTTAGGTAAAATTACTTTGGGTAAAGATGACTTTTATGCCTTGTCAATTACTTCACCTATTGGAAAAGCGATGCTTGGTACCAAAGTTGGTGATTGTGTCATGTTTCAAGGTCGTGAGATTACCATATTAGATATAATTTAG
- a CDS encoding DUF456 domain-containing protein has translation MIPGPPLTLIGYCLVLFIPDTVTPEWYVIAFWSVIMIAITVVDNLLPAWGTKKYGGTKYGMWGSVIGLFVGLSFFPIGLVVGPFLGAFIGEKIAGQNSNNASKAGVGSFLGLMAGMLLKLIACGFLTYQTVKLML, from the coding sequence ATGATTCCAGGCCCTCCTTTAACATTAATCGGGTACTGCTTAGTTCTGTTTATTCCCGATACCGTGACTCCGGAATGGTATGTTATTGCATTTTGGAGTGTGATAATGATTGCGATTACTGTAGTTGATAACCTTTTGCCTGCTTGGGGAACTAAAAAATATGGTGGTACCAAATATGGAATGTGGGGGAGTGTCATAGGACTATTTGTTGGTCTTAGTTTCTTCCCTATAGGCTTAGTCGTAGGACCGTTCTTGGGAGCTTTTATTGGGGAAAAGATAGCCGGACAAAATAGCAACAATGCATCAAAAGCAGGAGTAGGATCTTTTCTGGGATTGATGGCTGGAATGTTATTGAAGCTTATTGCATGTGGTTTTTTAACCTACCAAACAGTAAAGCTTATGCTTTAA
- a CDS encoding septal ring lytic transglycosylase RlpA family protein produces MIRKLLLLLFITTIHVTLYGQKIGWHQTGEASYYGKKFHGKHTANGERFSMWKYTAAHKKLPFNTVVRVDSDISKQSVVVRINDRGPYAHGRIIDLSKMAASKIDMLAGGHHKVTITIVPPSTPLGPTSHKTTRTSSPNIPKAITPKKVNKNIFKVNCSVEHITKVYYGVQICGFENITNMLPFIEKAKKESQQIYVDTTLRDGKTFYRICLGKFNSRYEAEKLKNKVRRKYKGCFVINYSN; encoded by the coding sequence ATGATTAGGAAGCTTCTACTTTTACTCTTCATTACGACTATTCATGTTACCCTGTATGGCCAAAAAATTGGATGGCATCAGACAGGAGAAGCATCATACTATGGAAAAAAATTTCATGGAAAACACACAGCAAATGGCGAAAGATTTTCGATGTGGAAATATACTGCAGCCCACAAAAAACTACCATTTAATACCGTTGTTCGAGTAGATAGTGACATATCAAAACAGAGCGTGGTGGTACGAATCAATGATAGAGGACCATATGCTCATGGTAGGATCATCGATTTATCTAAAATGGCAGCTTCCAAAATAGATATGTTAGCTGGTGGACACCATAAGGTAACCATAACTATTGTTCCTCCATCAACTCCATTAGGACCAACAAGTCATAAAACAACGAGAACCAGCAGTCCAAATATTCCAAAAGCAATTACACCTAAAAAGGTAAATAAGAATATATTTAAAGTCAATTGTAGTGTTGAACATATTACCAAAGTGTATTATGGAGTTCAAATATGTGGTTTCGAAAACATCACGAACATGCTTCCTTTTATCGAGAAGGCAAAAAAAGAGTCTCAGCAGATATATGTTGACACCACGCTTCGTGATGGAAAAACATTCTATCGAATATGTCTAGGTAAGTTTAATAGTCGTTATGAAGCGGAAAAACTAAAAAATAAAGTTCGACGCAAATACAAAGGTTGTTTTGTCATTAACTATTCCAATTAA
- a CDS encoding YbjN domain-containing protein, with translation MTTNKFELIRLYLLEEGYFIMEEDKEASMYIVEKPLAGITNLVIDCEDPILVMEMPLFEFKNPTMEAYQKLLMKNREIVHGAFTLDETGKRVLFCDTLQLEHLDQNEFVGSLNSLELLLGEFGEELIELSKL, from the coding sequence ATGACAACAAATAAATTTGAACTGATCCGATTATATTTACTAGAAGAGGGATACTTTATAATGGAAGAGGATAAAGAAGCCTCTATGTATATAGTTGAGAAACCTCTAGCTGGCATCACTAATTTGGTGATAGATTGTGAAGACCCTATCTTGGTGATGGAGATGCCATTATTTGAATTTAAAAATCCCACGATGGAAGCATATCAAAAGCTTCTAATGAAGAATAGGGAAATTGTCCATGGAGCCTTTACACTAGACGAGACAGGCAAAAGGGTTTTATTCTGTGACACATTACAGTTAGAGCATTTAGATCAAAATGAATTTGTCGGCTCTTTGAATTCACTTGAATTACTTCTTGGTGAGTTTGGCGAGGAATTAATTGAACTATCAAAACTTTAA
- a CDS encoding PspA/IM30 family protein — MGIFQRLFKVGEANANSAIDKLENPVKMTEQGIRDLKKDLSSCMESLAEIKALRIRSYSEKEQFSHKAQNYESKAIQLLQKAERGEIEATEADRLAGEALKRKGEATQEVSRLATEVTNFDQQLDKLGVQVKNLQTTISKYENELRTLKARARVSKATEKINKSISRVGSDNTISMLEKMKDKVAQQEALAQAYGEMNEQPKSVDHEIDAVLSQGTSTETSSELEALKMKLKK, encoded by the coding sequence ATGGGAATATTCCAAAGACTTTTCAAAGTGGGAGAGGCCAATGCCAATTCCGCAATAGATAAATTAGAGAATCCTGTGAAGATGACTGAGCAGGGTATTAGAGACCTAAAAAAAGACCTATCTTCTTGCATGGAGTCTTTAGCCGAAATTAAAGCCTTACGTATAAGATCATATTCTGAAAAAGAGCAGTTCTCTCACAAAGCGCAGAACTATGAATCAAAAGCGATTCAATTGCTACAAAAAGCAGAACGAGGTGAGATTGAAGCAACTGAGGCTGATCGATTAGCTGGAGAGGCTTTAAAACGTAAAGGTGAAGCCACACAAGAGGTAAGTCGTTTAGCAACAGAGGTGACTAATTTTGATCAACAACTAGACAAACTAGGTGTTCAAGTTAAAAACCTACAAACAACGATTTCTAAATATGAAAATGAACTTCGTACGTTAAAAGCAAGAGCTCGCGTTTCAAAAGCTACAGAAAAGATCAATAAATCAATATCACGTGTAGGGAGTGACAATACGATCTCTATGCTGGAGAAGATGAAAGATAAAGTAGCACAACAAGAGGCATTAGCACAAGCTTATGGTGAGATGAATGAGCAACCAAAGAGCGTTGATCATGAAATTGATGCGGTACTATCTCAAGGAACATCTACCGAGACATCGAGTGAACTTGAAGCACTAAAAATGAAATTAAAGAAGTAG
- a CDS encoding DUF4178 domain-containing protein — protein sequence MGILDFLRGKKAPSYDPTNIKITDLDEGFVFDYDLQSWTVKRKSTYDWGDNFFSYEYQIFNGTKTMSLSVEEEDEITVEISTPISITKVDDTLPQYINTHEKAPYSIQFEQKEYRLVSESPGYFQKDSNSEWEELITWRYESRDSNKLIDIDQWDDMEFEASISYSIKPYEISNILPR from the coding sequence ATGGGAATATTGGATTTCTTAAGAGGGAAAAAAGCCCCATCATATGATCCTACAAATATCAAAATTACAGATCTTGACGAAGGGTTTGTCTTTGACTATGACTTACAGAGTTGGACTGTAAAGAGAAAAAGCACTTATGATTGGGGAGATAATTTCTTCTCATATGAGTATCAAATTTTCAATGGAACCAAGACCATGTCTCTTAGTGTGGAAGAGGAGGATGAAATAACAGTTGAAATTTCAACTCCCATTTCAATTACAAAAGTAGATGATACTTTGCCTCAATACATCAATACCCACGAAAAAGCTCCTTATAGTATACAGTTTGAACAAAAAGAATATCGTTTGGTATCAGAATCCCCAGGATACTTTCAAAAGGATAGTAATAGTGAGTGGGAGGAGTTAATTACCTGGAGATATGAATCGAGAGATTCAAACAAACTTATCGATATCGATCAATGGGATGACATGGAGTTTGAAGCAAGCATAAGCTACTCTATTAAACCCTATGAAATAAGTAACATTCTACCTAGATAA